A DNA window from Theobroma cacao cultivar B97-61/B2 chromosome 5, Criollo_cocoa_genome_V2, whole genome shotgun sequence contains the following coding sequences:
- the LOC18598832 gene encoding protein GAST1 codes for MTGKLTIVMYFLVIMLLLLAQNNASSIKEAPAPQPQPPSNFTRHGITQGSLHPQECGPRCTFRCSKTQYRKPCLFFCQKCCAKCLCVPPGTYGNKQFCPCYNNWKTKRGGPKCP; via the exons ATGACAGGGAAGCTTACTATTGTGATGTACTTTCTTGTTATCATGCTACTTTTACTAGCACAGAACAAT GCTAGCAGCATTAAAGAGGCACCTGCTCCACAGCCACAGCCACCTAGCAACTTCACAAGG CATGGAATCACTCAAGGCAGCCTTCATCCCCAAG AGTGCGGCCCTCGCTGCACTTTTAGATGTTCAAAGACACAATACAGGAAGCCATGCCTGTTCTTCTGCCAGAAGTGCTGCGCCAAGTGCTTGTGTGTGCCACCAGGAACTTATGGAAACAAGCAATTCTGCCCTTGCTACAACAATTGGAAGACCAAGAGAGGAGGACCCAAGTGCCCTTAA